In one Chitinophaga sancti genomic region, the following are encoded:
- a CDS encoding DUF4450 domain-containing protein — protein sequence MKNCTLCLFLLFHTFAGIAQKADLIEQTSYNDDKRGTARTLQYHPEGKEFVCINGKNRYTRALYGGPTAFRLETGDRPVFAAYIDKNSQHISFWVTMPGKGRKALDSTSFCEARYLAGKRSYLLRDSSWGNGELRISVLAFYDREGAVWKIDYSNMPAGSIVSAGMTKIRAQKLFRSGDMGADPPGVFEAPDKPVYTNICQLEKSACIVFSDLKLSVVNTSALFDTTEKERAQLADRMQLTTPDPFINPIAGALVTAADGIWDGKSWLHGAIGWRMPLTGWRAAYAGDFLGMHDRARIHFDGYAASQVTNVPNTIPHPAQDTALDLARAVKKWGTPMYSNGYIARNPDRPDQMHHYDMNLVYIDALLWHLQWTGDLAYAKKIWPVLSRHLAWEKLNFDPDNDGLYDAYACIWASDGMYYNSGAVTYSSAYNCRANKLAALIAEKIGEDPLPYRAEATKILSAIQARLWLPEKGHWAEYQDYMGLKRVHGSAGVYTIYHAIDSDVPGAVQAFQATRYLDTQIPHIPVKGIGLKDEGYATIATSNWMPYTWSTNNVAFAEVMHTALAYFEAGRNEAGFQLFKSAILDGMYLGDSPGNFGQISFYDAARGECYRDFGDAIGVAARLLVQGLFGIRPDALNKRIIIRPGFPASWPYASLKTPDLSFDYKNDTYHIVTHFPAIELQIPAKKDHIKKITVNGKAAPWQMSAAVAGTPLISINIPAGTCDVRIEWAGKDIVIPPLTGEQTTFKTIRQGEMTWLAAQGVNTPSPDMTAYTAFSRLQPGLCEQVNIDTQLNAALKDIFQNEYRSPRSPYTTLQIPLHGIGEWTHPKTTAAIAADIKYDFPVPFRISHKEKNVVFTSLWDNYPDSVQLAINGKANHAYLLLAGSTNSMQSRIENGRVTIVYKDGSRQLTALVNPETWCPVEQDYFTDSLAFKMNQPKPWRLHFKTGLVSQDLGRDLKIKGVYGREIDGGAGMLLDIKLDPEKELSTLTLQALSNDVVVGLMALTLQRSR from the coding sequence ATGAAAAATTGTACCCTTTGTTTGTTCCTGTTGTTCCACACATTTGCAGGAATTGCCCAGAAAGCCGACTTAATCGAGCAAACATCCTATAACGACGATAAAAGGGGAACAGCCAGAACCTTGCAATATCATCCGGAAGGAAAGGAATTCGTTTGTATAAACGGTAAAAACCGGTATACAAGGGCATTATATGGCGGGCCTACCGCTTTCAGGCTGGAGACGGGTGACCGACCCGTATTTGCAGCCTATATAGACAAAAACAGCCAGCATATCAGTTTTTGGGTAACTATGCCGGGAAAGGGGAGAAAAGCCCTGGATTCCACCTCTTTTTGTGAAGCACGGTACCTGGCGGGCAAACGCAGCTACTTACTCAGGGATTCATCCTGGGGGAATGGGGAATTGCGCATCAGTGTACTGGCATTTTATGACAGGGAAGGAGCTGTATGGAAAATTGATTATAGTAACATGCCGGCAGGAAGCATCGTTTCTGCAGGGATGACAAAGATCCGTGCACAAAAACTTTTTCGTTCCGGAGATATGGGTGCCGATCCGCCGGGGGTATTTGAAGCACCTGATAAGCCGGTATATACAAATATTTGTCAGCTGGAAAAGAGTGCCTGTATTGTTTTCAGTGACTTAAAATTAAGTGTTGTCAATACATCCGCACTCTTTGATACCACAGAAAAAGAAAGAGCACAACTCGCTGATCGTATGCAGCTTACAACACCTGATCCCTTTATTAATCCCATTGCCGGCGCATTGGTAACTGCGGCAGATGGTATCTGGGATGGCAAAAGCTGGTTGCACGGCGCTATTGGCTGGCGGATGCCGCTCACGGGTTGGCGGGCTGCCTATGCCGGCGATTTCCTGGGCATGCATGATCGTGCCAGGATTCACTTTGATGGATATGCTGCCAGCCAGGTGACGAATGTACCCAATACCATTCCGCACCCTGCACAGGATACTGCGCTCGACCTGGCCCGTGCTGTCAAAAAATGGGGTACACCCATGTATAGTAATGGCTACATTGCCCGTAATCCGGATCGCCCCGATCAGATGCATCATTACGATATGAACCTAGTGTACATCGATGCGTTGCTCTGGCATTTACAATGGACCGGTGATCTTGCTTACGCAAAGAAAATCTGGCCTGTGCTCAGCAGGCACCTGGCCTGGGAGAAACTGAATTTTGATCCCGACAATGATGGTTTATACGATGCCTATGCCTGCATCTGGGCCAGCGATGGCATGTATTACAATTCCGGTGCCGTTACCTATTCTTCTGCTTATAATTGCCGGGCGAATAAACTGGCAGCCCTCATTGCAGAAAAGATAGGAGAGGATCCACTGCCTTACCGGGCAGAAGCCACTAAAATACTAAGTGCCATCCAGGCACGTTTATGGCTGCCCGAAAAAGGGCACTGGGCGGAATACCAGGATTATATGGGGCTGAAACGGGTACACGGAAGTGCGGGTGTGTACACAATTTATCATGCCATTGACAGTGATGTACCTGGTGCTGTACAGGCCTTTCAGGCCACCCGTTACCTCGATACACAGATCCCTCATATCCCTGTAAAGGGAATTGGTCTGAAAGATGAGGGCTATGCCACGATTGCTACCAGTAACTGGATGCCCTATACCTGGAGTACGAACAATGTGGCTTTTGCGGAGGTAATGCATACTGCACTGGCCTATTTCGAGGCCGGCAGAAATGAAGCTGGTTTCCAACTGTTCAAAAGTGCCATATTGGATGGTATGTACCTGGGTGATAGCCCGGGGAATTTTGGCCAGATCTCCTTTTACGATGCCGCCAGGGGAGAGTGTTACCGCGATTTCGGCGATGCTATCGGGGTGGCTGCCCGTTTGCTGGTCCAGGGATTGTTTGGCATCCGCCCGGATGCATTGAATAAGCGGATCATTATCAGGCCTGGTTTCCCTGCGTCCTGGCCATATGCCTCCTTAAAAACCCCTGATCTGTCTTTTGATTATAAGAATGATACCTACCATATTGTTACTCATTTTCCGGCTATTGAATTGCAGATCCCTGCAAAGAAAGATCATATTAAAAAGATCACTGTAAATGGTAAGGCGGCCCCTTGGCAAATGTCTGCTGCCGTGGCGGGCACCCCGCTTATTTCAATCAATATTCCTGCCGGTACCTGTGATGTGAGGATCGAATGGGCAGGAAAGGACATTGTCATTCCACCACTGACCGGTGAGCAAACTACCTTCAAAACAATCAGGCAGGGGGAGATGACATGGCTGGCAGCACAGGGTGTCAATACACCATCACCCGATATGACGGCTTATACTGCTTTCTCCCGGCTACAACCTGGATTATGTGAGCAGGTCAACATAGATACCCAGTTGAACGCAGCCCTGAAAGATATTTTTCAAAACGAATATCGCTCTCCCCGTTCACCCTATACCACCTTGCAGATTCCCCTGCATGGAATAGGAGAGTGGACACATCCTAAAACAACAGCAGCAATTGCAGCAGATATAAAATACGATTTCCCGGTTCCTTTCCGCATTTCCCACAAAGAGAAAAACGTTGTATTTACATCGCTTTGGGATAATTACCCAGACAGTGTACAGCTGGCCATAAATGGCAAAGCAAACCATGCCTATCTTTTATTGGCAGGCAGCACGAATTCCATGCAAAGCCGTATTGAGAATGGCCGGGTCACTATTGTATATAAGGATGGTTCCCGGCAGCTCACAGCGCTGGTCAACCCGGAAACCTGGTGCCCGGTGGAACAGGATTATTTTACAGATAGCCTCGCTTTTAAAATGAATCAGCCAAAGCCCTGGCGCCTTCATTTCAAAACGGGTTTAGTGAGTCAGGACCTGGGCCGCGACCTGAAAATTAAGGGTGTATATGGCCGTGAAATTGATGGAGGAGCGGGGATGCTGCTGGATATTAAATTGGACCCGGAAAAAGAATTGAGTACCCTCACCCTTCAGGCATTGTCCAACGATGTGGTAGTTGGTTTAATGGCGCTTACTTTGCAACGCAGCAGGTAA
- a CDS encoding DUF2306 domain-containing protein: MIVRIVQSFIAYLVLSVGTFLMLRMIIDYSSFQTNIHFLEFKQEYLHIPIWKTAFYIHVFSSILALAAGFTQFSAHFLHHYRRAHKLIGKIYVIDILIINFPVGLIMGAYANGLWPSKLAFILLDCLWFYFTYKALVKVKKGDIAAHKRYMIRSYALTFSAITLRTWKVILLQTFHPDPLTLYMIDAWMGFVPNLLFAEWWIYRSSRKFIKTRYTNTAKITR, encoded by the coding sequence ATGATCGTTCGCATTGTGCAATCATTTATTGCCTACCTGGTACTTTCTGTGGGCACCTTCCTGATGCTGCGCATGATCATTGATTACTCCAGCTTCCAGACGAATATTCATTTCCTGGAATTTAAACAGGAGTACCTCCATATTCCTATATGGAAAACGGCTTTTTACATCCATGTTTTTTCCAGTATCCTGGCACTGGCAGCAGGATTCACACAGTTCTCAGCACATTTTCTGCACCACTATCGCAGGGCACATAAATTAATAGGGAAAATCTACGTGATTGATATTTTGATCATCAACTTCCCGGTGGGGCTGATCATGGGTGCGTATGCCAATGGATTATGGCCTTCTAAACTAGCTTTTATCCTGCTGGATTGCCTGTGGTTTTACTTTACTTACAAGGCCCTGGTGAAGGTTAAAAAAGGAGATATTGCTGCGCATAAAAGATACATGATCCGCAGTTATGCGCTGACCTTTTCGGCCATAACACTGCGAACCTGGAAGGTAATATTACTCCAAACCTTCCATCCTGATCCGCTCACATTGTACATGATAGATGCATGGATGGGATTTGTTCCCAATTTACTCTTTGCTGAATGGTGGATTTATCGCTCCAGCCGTAAATTCATTAAGACCAGGTATACAAATACGGCGAAAATCACCAGGTAA